DNA sequence from the Moorena sp. SIOASIH genome:
ATCTTCTCCATCTCGATACTTATAACCTCTATTAATAAACCAGCCATTTCCCTGAGGATTTTGCCTAACAAATTCCGCTAACTGTTTGCTAACACAATCATCGGCATCGACATTCATAGCATGAGTTGGGTCAAATCGACGAGCATAGGTTAATCCTGTCAAAACCTTACGTCCTTTGTCTGTCAATCCTATAGCTATGGGATTTTTCTCTTTGGGAGTAGGATAATCAACCTCAAGATAAATTATATGGGGGTGACTGAATGTAATCTCTGGCTTTTCATTACAAACAACAATTACTCTAAATTCCGATGATGTTTGATTACATACTGATTTTACACAGCGTTCAAATAATTTAGATACATGTTCCCAAGATTTGGAAATCTTTCGACTCTTGAGTGGAATTACGAAAACTAGCATGATTAACCTATCTTGATAGAAAAACAAGGTAAAAAAATCCCACTACTCTGACTGATTGAGTCAAAGTAACGGGAGTTTTAATGTTAGGGTGAGGTGGCCATGGCGTTATTGGGACCTTGAAAGCAATCAAGCATTTCTTGACACTCCCCATAGCTAGAAGCTAGGGGATTCTTGCTTCAACGAGTTGACTTGCTTAACCAGGTCGGAACCAGGAAAAGTAGAGGCCAATTCTCCACAAGCGTTTTGATAAGTTCCGGTGTGCCCCACCGTACCTAAGGCTCTAGTTAGAATGTTTCTGGCGGCATTGTGGTCGCGGTCTAGCTGACACCCACATTTGCAGACGTGGGTTCGAGTTGACAACGACTTCTTAACAACTTCCCCGCAGTTAGAGCAATTTTGGCTTGTGTAGGCAGGATTTACAGCAACAGTTATCCTACCAAACTTTTGACCAAAATGTTCTAGCCATTCCCGGAATTGGTACCAACCTGCATCATTAATAGACTTGGCCAGACAGTGGTTTTTAACTAAGTTCTTAACTCTCAAGTATTCATAGGCTACCAAGTCGTTAGACCGGATTACGCAACGTGCTAGTCTCTTAGCATGTTCACTACGCTGCCTACTTATCTTAAGATGATGTCTGCCTAGTTTATTAATGGCTTTTCTACGGTTGGATGAGCCTTTATTTTTCCGAGAAACTCTACGTTGATAAAATCTAGCGCGTTTTTCGCCTTTTTTGTAAAATCTAGGATTAGGTTCGGAATAGCCATCAGAGTCTGTGTAAAACTCCTTTAAGCCAACGTCCAAGCCAACAGTAAACCCAGTTGCTTCTAGCTGTTCCGAGTTGTCTATCTTAACACAGAACTGAACGTAATAGCCATCAGCTCTCTGGACAATGCGAACTCGTTTGATTAGTTTTTGGTCGAAACGCCACAAGTCCCAGGTACCTTTGAGTTTGACCTTGCCAATACCTTTGTTGTCTGTGAACTTAATGGACTTCTTGTCCGGAGACAGTTTCCATCCAGACTGCTTATATTCAACCGACGTAGAATACTTTTTGAAACGGGGGTAACCTTTCTTGCCTGGGACTTTATTCTTGCAGTTATCAAAAAAGCGTTTAATCGCTCGTTCTACGTTTTCGACTGAGGCTTGACAAGCATGGCTGTTTAAATCTTTGACAAATTTGAATTCGTCTCTTAATTGGGTGTTGTAGCGATAAAGTTCTTTCTTTCCGACTCCCCGATTGTCCATCCAGTAGCGCAAAACCTTATTACGGACAAACCTTGCCGTCCGAATTGCTTCATTTATCGCCACTTTTTGAGGCTCTTTGATAACAGCTTTGAACTCCATTACCAACACCTTGAAATCACCTCCTTGGTCTGCTTGCTTTACTTACTATTGTAGTCGATATCTCAGAGATAAAGTTCCAAGGACAGTTAGGGAATAAATTCCTCAAAGTTACCGTAAGGAGAGTGGAGCCTTTATGGTCGGCAGGCTATGCAAAAAAGGGTTAAGACTCGTGGAATAAGGCTCCACTCTCCTAAGGTTTCGTCTTAAAGGGCTAACCCCATGGATAGAATCCAGGGGCTTGCGCCCTTAGATCTTTCGGTCAGCTATAGTCATTTCAATTTAGATTGAGACAACTCTTTATTGCTATGAAAGGGTTTCAGCCGAAAAAGTTTTCCATTGTTATTTGAAATGACTATATAAGCTAAGCAAAATACTGCCAATAGTTTGCGATGCACCCCTATTAAGTATTAAGTTCCGGGTTTTTAACCCTTTTTCCTGAAGCTTTCCACCGATCTGGTTTTTGACCGTAGATGGGCAAGGAGTTCTCCTCAAGAGAGACTCAGATCAGGGTTGATGATTTACGGTCAACCATAAACCGTCAACCATAAACCGTCAAGACAACCCGATCACTTAACCGATCTAAGTTAACAAAGAGACAAGTTAATGATTCCAGTTAGATCCTGAGTAGTTCCTGCAAGCATTTTGCTGAATCAGTTAACTAATCAGTTAGCTAAATATCGCTCAACGACATTAACTAACTCTGATGTCCAGTGGTGAGCAAGTTGAGAATTGGCAGCTTCGACCATCACCCGGATCACGGGTTCAGTACCAGAAGCACGAACCAGAATTCGACCTTGGTCTCCCATGGCTGCTTCCCCTTTTGCGATCGCATTCGTGATCGCCTCACACTCTTGCCATCCACGTCGGCGTTCTCGGTCTTCTACCCTGACATTACGCAGCAGTTGGGGGTAAGTCTGGAAACTTTGGTCTACTAACTGCCCTAAGGTCATCCCAGATTCACGCACCAAAGAAGCTATATGTAAAGCAGTTAACATGCCATCCCCAGTCATACCATAATGGTGACAGATGATATGTCCCGATTGTTCACCCCCTAGCATAGCTCCAGTTTGGAGCATTTTAGCTTGGACATGCTGATCTCCGACCGCTGTCCGTAGGAATTTACCCCCCAACTGCTTCCAGGCTCGTTCAAATCCTAAATTTGCCATTACCGTTGCGACCATTAGGTCTTCTGGTAGCTTTTGGGCAGCACGTAAGGTTTGACCCCAAAAATAGAGGATGTAATCTCCATTGATCTCCCGACCGTGGGCATCTACTGCCATCAATCGGTCTGCATCACCATCAAAAGCAAACCCAAGATCTGCTTGGTATTCTTTTACCGCAGCTTTGAGGGGTTCGAGGTGAGTAGAGCCACAATTGACATTAATGCGATCGCCATCTGCCTGGTCATGCAAGCAAATCACTTGTGCCCCCAACTGCTCAAACACTTGTCCTGACAGTCGCACTGCTGCCCCCCAAGCCAAATCCAGCACAATCTTCATGCCTTGTAAATTCGTCACTCCTTTCAGAGGACGGTGAAGTGCTGCGGCATAATCGGTGACCAACCCTGGGCGATAGTGATACTGCCCTTGGGTTTTACTCACTGCCTGACCAATAAAACCCCTCAATCCAGCTTCTATATGCTTTTGCAGCTCCTGAGATAGCTTAGTGCCTTTCCCGCTAAAAAACTTAATCCCATTGTCTTCTGGAGGATTATGACTAGCAGAAATCATCACACCCCCTATGGCACTTGTGGCACTGCACAGGTAGGCAACACCAGGAGTGGGACATAATCCCAGGTGCCACACCTCTAGACCTGCTGTAGTCAACCCCTTCGCTAAGGCTGTTGCCAACATATCACTAGAGTTGCGCGAATCCTGCCCCAAAATCACCGGTTCTGGTACAGCTGAGTATTCCTGTAACACAAGACCAGCCCAGAAACCCACTTGTAAAGCCAAATCTTCACTGAGCAATGTTCCTGCTCGTCCCCGAATGCCATCGGTACCGAATAATGGGGTTGTGGGTAGAGTTAGGGGTTGCCAAGGTAACCTGACATTGGGGCAGTTCATTGGCTGATTCTTGGATGAGAACTCAGAACTATCCAATCCCTGGATACGGACAGGGGATGTAACCATAATTTCAATTTCCTCACATTACACACTCACTGTGGAGAATAACACTTTATTTTGCTTTGGTAGATATTCATCAATACATCCAACCCATAGTTGTGATCCCATACATGCTTGTGATCAGATTATGATCCAAGTACATTCAGATTATGATCCAAGTACATTTAGCCCTGTGAGCGCTTTGGCAAGACTTTATCAAAGATTTACTCAAACATTGACTAACTAGATCAAAGTACATTTAGCCCTGTTAGGCTTCTGGCAAGACTTTATCAAAATTGACTAACTAGATCCAAATACACTTAGCTCCCAAGGGTCTTCGGGCAAAACTTTACCAAAATTTACGTTCCTCCCTTGGAACTTAGCAGCCACCACCTGGCAACGATACTGAATTAAACACCAGCATTCTCCAACAACTTTTCCATAGTTTCCAAACTCAGTCCTTGCTCAAGATAACGAGGAGACTGTGGATTATAGGGAGCAGCCACTCGATCTATGCTAATGATCTTTGCCTGTGGTGGTAAGACCGCTACATCTGGGTCAAAGGATGTCGGACGCATTAAAGAACTAGAAAAACCTTTAAAAATAGCAATTTGATCCTGTTCACCAGCTATCTGTGCGGTAACGATCAATACCTCTTTTGGGCGTTTGATGGTGTATTGTTCTAGACGCCTACCAATGGAATCCATCATCTATTAGTTTTCAGTTGTGAGTTTGTAGTTGTGGCGTTGCCTATTGGCAGGATACAATAATAGATTTAGTTTTATCGTACTGGTGGTGACCATAAAATCTGATCTAGCGCTTTGCCTGTAGGTTAAGTAGAATTCCGAATCCGTTAATCAACTTTACTTTGCGGTGCGACCAGTGGCGAATTTAATTCTTAATGGGGAAAGCGCACCGGGGTAAGTATTCAGCTATCAGCCTATGGGCTACAGGAACAGCTTATGCGCTATGGGCACCCTACGGGAAAAGCTTTTGAATAAAATAACCTGACGGCTGACCGCTGACCCCTGACTGCTGAATGCTTACCTCCTTTGAACCAAGACTCCCCCGGCATAAGCGCCGTGGGGAGTCTCAAATAAGATGCTACTGCCCTACAAAATCCAAAGCCATAACCCATTTCATGGTTCAATAGCTGATCGTCCTTGTTTGCCGAGACGAAACAGAACGAAATAGCTTAAGTAAAGGACATAGAAGAATAATCCCACCATTCCCATAAAACCCAAAAATCCAGGGGTATAACCAGCATGGAAATACTGTTTGAATAACAAAGGCGGCTCCCTCAACACCTGACAAAATCCAGATGTGATTGCTCCTGGGACAAAGGCACAACGTAGAAATGGAATGCTGGCGATTGTCCCCAGAGTACAGTAAATAGTCATTGCCCAACGCCAAGATGTCAGTGCTAGCTTCAAGGGAGTAGCTGGTCTATCATCAATCTCCTCATTCAAGTCAATCCAAAACCACAGGGAGATCGGGATTAGAATACGGGAGCTCAAAGCAGACACATAAGCAATCGGCCAACCTACAATCAACAGGTAAACTGTAATCGCTAGGAGACTGGAAACACGCCAATAGATAATCAACAGGCGTACCATAGCATCTGCTTTCTGGAAAAATGCCCAAATTAGCAGCATTAAGGGGATAAATACTGTGAACAAAACTGCCAAACGGTAGTCCATCCAAACCAGTAATTGAATAATTTCATCTTGCATTGCTTGTTGCCGAAATGACCTTGATCTATGTTATTGCACCAATGCCCATACTGGAAATCTAGAAACAAAGCCAAGGAAAGCATCAGGCCAGTAACGCCACCAAAAAGGGTAGCAGGAGCAAATCCTAATCGGGGATTTACTCCTGCTACCCTTATCCAGAGTATTTGGCAGAACAATACTAGAGTCTAGTCTTCATATACCCGGCACTCAGCTGCTTCAGGATTATCATCACAGTACTGCTCAAGGGAGGTTTTGGGCTCGGCATTTTGCCGCTGATGGGAAGCCTCTGCTTGTAGTTCTTCTACGTTATCCCAAGCTACTGCGCATTCTGCTGAAGACGCCCCCTCAGCATCACAAACCGCTCTAGCTTGTTCACGCTCTTTGTCTATTTTCTCTTGTAATTCGCTCATCTGTCTTTCGCTTTTATAACTTGATGATGTCTATTTTTATTTTGCTTATAGGATTGGTAGTAGTCTCCAACCGCCCTTAGCAAAATAGTCAAAGATAGGAGGCTTAATAACTAGTAATTTCGTTTAAAATACGACCTAGTTGCTCAGGTTTTGTGCAACTCCTATCACGGGTAAGGTTTGCCGGACTTTGTCCCGCTTCCGGGAACGGCAATGTTGTAAAGGCTGGTTGGGCTAGCAGCACATGTTTCCCTCATCTTAACTACTAGGGACAGGGCTACGAACTGGCGGTCATTCGTAGGTGTCGTGACCATTACAACGAGCGGACTAATGTCCATTACCTGCATCTTAGCTAGGAAATCCCGGATTAACCAGAAATTACCAGGGAATTAACTAAGAGCGCTACAATTAGCTAGTTTAATTAGCTACTTTAATTTCTTAGGTTAAAGCAAAAGACCTGCTTTAACACAAATTTGTTCTTTATTTTTTAAGGTTTTCCCAATTTTACCTTACGCCCTAGTAGCTTACACCACTTCTAGAACTCTTGACACATTCCCCTTTTACTCGACCGATCTTGACTAGGACTTACGCAAATCCCTCAATTTAACGCTACCTGTAGGGTGGACAAGGTTTTGCCCACCCTACCCATGGAGTCTGTGCGTAAGTCCTGTTGACATAGCTAGCTTAGTAGTGTGGTTGGGGTGGAATTTACCTTTAGCCCTTACGCTTCTTGCCATGGCTGGCTTGACGAAGGACTTCTAGTTAGAGGAAGTGCGAATTTAAGGGATCCTGTCTGATTTATCCCACTATATTAGGAATTGTTACCCTTAAAATGCAGTAGAGCGGATGGCTAATATATAATTAACTATTAATAATTGATTATATATTAGCCATCGTATTTGAACAAAAACAGTTTATAACCCAGCTATCCTTAGCTTTTTGATAACTACTAACTTATATTAACATATGTTAAATTTAATGTACCACAACAAATCCTCTGCTCAGTATCAGGTAGGGCTTAGTGGAAGTCTGTGGTAGTTCACCGTTATTATAAAACCTTAAGGAGTGGCCAATCCCCTCAATAGCCAATGGTATCGGGAGTGAATTAGGTAGAATAGATGGCTAATGTGATCAAGTGGGCAAATGCTCTATCAACCCGTGCATCATTAGAAGCGGCAGTGGCCGAAGTGGCAGACTGCCTTGAGAAGTCTTTGCCTTTAAAAGCAGATTTGGGTCTGGTGTTCATCTCATCTGCCTATGCCAGTGAGTATCCTCGCCTCATACCCCTGCTCCAGGAACGATTGTCTTTACCCGTGCTGATTGGTTGTGGTGGGAGTGGCATCATTGGGATGAACACCAATGGGTTACCTGTGGAAGTTGAGGGAGGACCAGCCCTAAGCCTCAGCCTAGCCTGTTTGCCTGATGTTAGTGTCCAGAGCTTTCATATCTCTGGAGATGCCTTGCCAGATTTGGATAGTCCTCCTGATGCTTGGGTGGACTTGATTGGCATTTCCCCCCAAGAGCAACCCCAGTTTATTTTATTCTCTGACCCCCTTTCATCTAAAATCAGTGATTTGCTCCAAGGGTTGGATTATGCTTATCCAGGGTCGGTCAAAGTAGGAGGAGTGGCTAGTGCTAGCTCTATGGTGGCTAAGAATGGCTTGTTTTGCCTGAAAGACCAGACCCAAGTGGCAAAGTCTCTTTACCATGAAGGAACTGTGGGGGTTGCTCTAAGCGGCAATATTCTATTAGAAACCATTGTTGCTCAAGGCTGTCGTCCTATCGGTCAAACCTATCAGGTGACTAAAGCAGACCAGAATATCCTGCTGGAATTGACAGCCCTTGACCAAGGCAATATCACCAGCGGTGAGCCAGGATCCCATCCCCCATTAATGGTGTTGCGGGAGTTAATCCAAAGTATGGATGAGGCAGACCGTAAGCTGGCACAACATTCACTGTTTGTGGGATTTGCCCGAGATGAGTTTAAACAACAGCTGGCTCAGGGAGACTTTCTGATCCGCAATCTGTTAGGTGTGGATCCGAGGATTGGTGCGATCGCTATTGCTGATCGGATTCGACCTGGTCAACGTATTCAGTTCCACCTCAGAGATGCTCAGACTTCAGAGGAAGACTTGGCACTTCTTCTTGAGCACTATCAAAAGCAAACTAACACCACTCAAGCTGCTGGTGCTTTGATGTTTTCCTGTCTGGGTCGAGGAGAAGGGCTTTACGGTAAACCCAATTTTGATTCCCAACTATTCCACCGTTACATCAAGGATATTCAGCTGGCGGGCTTCTTCTGTAACGGGGAAATTGGGCCAGTAGGCAGTAGTACGTTTTTGCACGGCTTCACCTCAGTTTTTGGGATTTTCCGTGCTAAAGAGTAAGAATGAAGAATGAAGAATTAAGAATGAAGAATTAAGAATGAAGAATTAAGAATGAAGAATGAAGAATTAAGAATGAAGAATTAAGAATTAAGAATGAAGAATTAAGAATTAAGAATTAAGAATGAAAAATAAACTAATTCTAAATTCTACATTCTAAATTCTAATTTCTAATTTCTAAATTAGAAATTAGAACTAAATTCTAATTTCTAAATTCTAAATTCTAAATTCTAAATTCTAAATTCTAATTTCTAATTTCTAAATTCTAATTTCTAATTTCTAATTTCTAATTTCTAATTTCTAATTTCTAATTTCTAAATTCTAATTTCTAAATTCTAATTTCTAATTTCTAATTTCTAATTTCTAATTTCTAATTTCTAATTTCTGGGG
Encoded proteins:
- a CDS encoding glycosyltransferase family 2 protein yields the protein MLVFVIPLKSRKISKSWEHVSKLFERCVKSVCNQTSSEFRVIVVCNEKPEITFSHPHIIYLEVDYPTPKEKNPIAIGLTDKGRKVLTGLTYARRFDPTHAMNVDADDCVSKQLAEFVRQNPQGNGWFINRGYKYRDGEDCLYLKRKQFYRMSGTANIIRWDLLELPEKPEYNRGYGYYKFYIDHEKVKNILANKGTPLEPLPFSGSVYILGTGENISANEDRLSFNIFNRKALSKSICDEFGLYKLA
- a CDS encoding transposase, coding for MLVMEFKAVIKEPQKVAINEAIRTARFVRNKVLRYWMDNRGVGKKELYRYNTQLRDEFKFVKDLNSHACQASVENVERAIKRFFDNCKNKVPGKKGYPRFKKYSTSVEYKQSGWKLSPDKKSIKFTDNKGIGKVKLKGTWDLWRFDQKLIKRVRIVQRADGYYVQFCVKIDNSEQLEATGFTVGLDVGLKEFYTDSDGYSEPNPRFYKKGEKRARFYQRRVSRKNKGSSNRRKAINKLGRHHLKISRQRSEHAKRLARCVIRSNDLVAYEYLRVKNLVKNHCLAKSINDAGWYQFREWLEHFGQKFGRITVAVNPAYTSQNCSNCGEVVKKSLSTRTHVCKCGCQLDRDHNAARNILTRALGTVGHTGTYQNACGELASTFPGSDLVKQVNSLKQESPSF
- the glmM gene encoding phosphoglucosamine mutase yields the protein MVTSPVRIQGLDSSEFSSKNQPMNCPNVRLPWQPLTLPTTPLFGTDGIRGRAGTLLSEDLALQVGFWAGLVLQEYSAVPEPVILGQDSRNSSDMLATALAKGLTTAGLEVWHLGLCPTPGVAYLCSATSAIGGVMISASHNPPEDNGIKFFSGKGTKLSQELQKHIEAGLRGFIGQAVSKTQGQYHYRPGLVTDYAAALHRPLKGVTNLQGMKIVLDLAWGAAVRLSGQVFEQLGAQVICLHDQADGDRINVNCGSTHLEPLKAAVKEYQADLGFAFDGDADRLMAVDAHGREINGDYILYFWGQTLRAAQKLPEDLMVATVMANLGFERAWKQLGGKFLRTAVGDQHVQAKMLQTGAMLGGEQSGHIICHHYGMTGDGMLTALHIASLVRESGMTLGQLVDQSFQTYPQLLRNVRVEDRERRRGWQECEAITNAIAKGEAAMGDQGRILVRASGTEPVIRVMVEAANSQLAHHWTSELVNVVERYLAN
- a CDS encoding DUF3177 family protein; translated protein: MQDEIIQLLVWMDYRLAVLFTVFIPLMLLIWAFFQKADAMVRLLIIYWRVSSLLAITVYLLIVGWPIAYVSALSSRILIPISLWFWIDLNEEIDDRPATPLKLALTSWRWAMTIYCTLGTIASIPFLRCAFVPGAITSGFCQVLREPPLLFKQYFHAGYTPGFLGFMGMVGLFFYVLYLSYFVLFRLGKQGRSAIEP
- a CDS encoding Calvin cycle protein CP12; translation: MSELQEKIDKEREQARAVCDAEGASSAECAVAWDNVEELQAEASHQRQNAEPKTSLEQYCDDNPEAAECRVYED
- a CDS encoding FIST N-terminal domain-containing protein, whose translation is MANVIKWANALSTRASLEAAVAEVADCLEKSLPLKADLGLVFISSAYASEYPRLIPLLQERLSLPVLIGCGGSGIIGMNTNGLPVEVEGGPALSLSLACLPDVSVQSFHISGDALPDLDSPPDAWVDLIGISPQEQPQFILFSDPLSSKISDLLQGLDYAYPGSVKVGGVASASSMVAKNGLFCLKDQTQVAKSLYHEGTVGVALSGNILLETIVAQGCRPIGQTYQVTKADQNILLELTALDQGNITSGEPGSHPPLMVLRELIQSMDEADRKLAQHSLFVGFARDEFKQQLAQGDFLIRNLLGVDPRIGAIAIADRIRPGQRIQFHLRDAQTSEEDLALLLEHYQKQTNTTQAAGALMFSCLGRGEGLYGKPNFDSQLFHRYIKDIQLAGFFCNGEIGPVGSSTFLHGFTSVFGIFRAKE